The DNA sequence GTTGATTATGTGATGTGTACGCATCTGCACGTGGACCATTGCGGCTGGAATACACAACTTGTGGATGGGCGTTGGGTTCCGACCTTTCCCAATGCCAGGTACATCTTTTCCAAGGCTGAGTACGATTTCTGGAGCCGAACGGTTGGCGAGAGCGGCTTTAATGCGAACGTATTCGAGGACAGTGTTTTGCCGGTAATCCAAAGCCAGCAAGCAGACATCATCGATGGGACAGCCGCCGTGGGTGACCAGTTACGCATACATCCGACGCCAGGCCACAGTATTGGGCACATCTCGATCGAATTGGTGAGCGACGGGGGACGCGGCATTTTTAGCGGCGACATCATGCACCAGCCGCTACAAGTGTTCCAACCCAACTGGAACAGCCGCTTTTGCGATGATCCTGCAATGGCGAGAGTGTCGCGGCAATGGTTGCTGGAGTATGCGCTGGAGCACGGAACCACAATTTTCACCAGTCATTTCGGCAACAGTTCGGCTGGCAACGTCAGCCGGCGTGGTGATCTGTTCGATTGGACCTTTATCTAAATACAAAGGAGCGCTATATGCCATTTGCCACTATAACGAACATAGTCTCTGAGGAGACAATGATTCAAAGTGACACCAGTAACGTTCGGCTGTTCGTGCGTAATAAGCGGCGCGATGATGTGAAACACTTCCCCAGTCAGAAGATCCTACTCTTTGTGTCGGGATCAACCTACCCGGCCTCGACCTCGTTCGACTTACGTCTCGATGGCGTCTCGTGGATGGACCAACTTGCCGCAAAAGGCTATGACACGTATCTGGTCGACGTGCGCGGCTATGGCCGCTCGGACTGCCCGGCGGAGATGAGCCAACCGGCTGAACAGAACCCGCCGGCGGTACGTACATCGATAGCAGTGCGCGACGTAGGCGCTGCTGTGGCTTATGTTCAGGCGCGCACCGGGGCGATGCGGATTAACCTGATTGGCTGGTCGTGGGGAAGCACGCTAATGGCGAGCTATACCGCAGAGAACAACGACCGTGTCCATAAACTGACGCTGCTTGCTCCTCAGTGGCTGCGTGAGGGACCTAGCATGGCCGACAGCGGTGGTCCGCTGGGGGCCTATCGCGTGGTTCAGCGGACTGCAGCGCGCGCGCGCTGGCTAAACGGGGTACCTGAGCACGCGCGTGGGACCTTGCTGCCCACTGCGTGGTTTAACACTTGGGCCGACGCCACTTTCACCGAGCCCACGCCTGGTGACACGAACGGGGCGACCCAACTGCGGGCGCCGAATGGCACGGTGTTAGACAGCCGTGAGTACTGGGCTGCCGGCAAGGCCCTTTATAACCCTGCGGAGATTAGAGTGCCAGTCCTGATTGTGCATGCCGATTGGGATCGTGATTGCCCAATCGAGATGTCACGCACTGTGTTTTCCAAGCTCACTAACGCACCCTACAGGCGTTGGGTGGAGATTGGCGAGGGCACCCACTCGGTATTGATGGAAAAAAACCGCTGGCAAGTGTTCGCTGCGGTGCAGGCGTTCTTAGACGAACAAGCACCCGTTTGAAAAAAGCAAAACCCTAATTACTGGAAAGATTGCATGCGTGCTTGCGGGTCCGCTGCAGTTGCGCTTGCAGTCACTCGGCTCTACAGTTCTGCGCGGAACCGAGCCCAAAGCGTGGTGCGGATTTGGGACCGTAGTGCTTTTTATGTATGGCCGTAAGGTGTCGATTAGTAGAGGAATGTAACTACCACAAATAGGTAGTACCCCGAATCAACATAAAAGCTGTTTAGTAAGGTCGCCGACCGATTAAAAAAATTCAGGCGAACACTCCCTCAAGGAGAAGGAAAATGGTTCGTACACGACGTATAAGTAACGTGGTTCGAGCGGCTGCAGCGCTGATTATGGTGGGTGCCAGTCATGCACAAGCTCAAAGTAGCGTTACCCTCTACGGTATCATTTCGACCAGCCTGCAGTACGCGAGTAACTCGGGCGGCAACCGGCAGTATGCACTTGCGAGTGGCACCTATCAGCTGCCGCGTTGGGGCTTGTTGGGCCGCGAAGACTTGGGGGGGAGGCTTGCAGCGGTGTTTCGGTTGGAGAACGGTTTTTCAATAACAAATGGTAGCCTCAGTCAGGGCGGCCGAATGTTTGGTCGTTACGCATATGTGGGTTTGTCCGACGCGCGACTGGGTACAGTTACACTAGGCCGCCAGCCAGATGAGATGTCCACACAGATGTCATTTTCGGAGTCCGGCAATACGTTTGGCTCAATAGGTACGCACATCGGCGACAACGACAATATGTATCTCACGGTGCGCCTGAATAACTCCGCACGTTATATGAGTCCGAGCTGGCGCGGCTTGTCGTTTGCTGCGCAATATGCCTTTTCGAACGCTGATAACTTCGCACAAAACCGTGCATACAGTGGCGGGACAACCTATCAGAACGGACCGCTCAAGATGGCGGTGGCAATGACCGAAATGAGTGGGCCGGCGCTGGCCGCAAACGCCAATGGTGCGGTGGACTCTTCAAATTACGGTCTCTCCTCGCCGTTCGTAAAAAGCTTGAACGAGGCCGCAGTGTTACAGCAGCGGATCATTGGCGCCGGCGCGACATATGCACTTGGTACGGTGCTGTTCAACGCCAATTACACCGACGTATTGTTCAATTATGCCGACGCGTCTTCCCTGCGGCTTGAGAACGCCGAACTTGGGATTTCCAAGCGCCTTACCCCCGCTTTGCTGGTTGGCGCGGCCTACTTGTACACATGGGGCAAGTATTCAACTGATATTAAGCCACACTATCAACAAGTCAACATCGGCCTAGATTATGCGCTGAGCGTCAAAACCGATCTATTTGCCGCAGCGATATTTCAGCGAGCTGGGGGATCGGCGTCGTATGCGCAGATCTACAGTCTGTCGCGCTCATCATCACATAGCCAAACAGCTTTGGAATCTGGCATCCGAGTGCGCTTCTAGTCCCATGACGAACTGCCGTAATGGGGAACAGCCTCGGACGATGTAGTCTAGTGTGTGCGCCCATGACGCTATCAATCCCACATATTTTGTGAAAGGCTGCCGGCGGCAAATGAAAAATATGACATTGAATAGGAAACTGGCGTCGGTGATCGCCATGTTGTGGCTCGGCTTGATCGCGATCGGCATCCTTGGAGCATGGCAAAACCGCACCTCCATGATCAATGATCGACGCGACCAGCTCAGCACTTTGATCGACGAGGCTTATATGACGACTGAGCATTACGCCGACCTCGTTAAAAACAAGATGATGAGCGAAAACGAAGCAAAGCGTCTCGCGCTCGACTCATTGATAGCCGCGCGATATGGGCCCGATGGCTATATCTCCGTGAGCGACTCGCACGCGATCATACTAATGCATCCGTTCAAGCCCGCGATGGTCGGAAAGGACATGTCCTCGTTTGTAGACTCAGGCGGCAACAAGCTTTTCCTCGACATCGCGAAAGCAGGTAATAAGCCGGCCGGCGAGCAGGTAATAAGAAGGCCGGCGGATTCGTGAGCTACCTGTGGGCGAAGCCGGGCAGCGGACAGTCCGTAGGCAAGATGGGTTTTGCAAAACACTATGCGCCGTGGGACTGGTACATATCGACGGGCATGTACACGGACGACATCGACGATGCTTTCCGGGCAAGCTCGTGGCACCGGTTCGCTATTACCGGCGTGCTGGGGCTGGCATCGCTGGTCATGATGATGATTTTGCGCAGCATCAAGCGCGAGCTTGGAGGTGATCCGGCGACCGCTGTACACGCCGCGCAACGCATCTCTCGCGGCGACCTGACCAAGGTCGTCCAGGCGGTCGTTGGCGATGTAACCAGCTTGATTTACGAACTTGGCCAAATGCAGAAAGGTCTTGTCGATACGTTCACGCGCGTGCGCAGCGGCGCCAAAAACATCTACGTGGCCGCGTCCGAGATCGCTGCCGACAACACCGATTTGTCGCAACGCACGGAAAAACAAGCCGCCGCGCTGGTGCAAACGGCATCGAGCATGGACGAGATGACCGCGAACGTGAAGCACAACTCGGAGAGCGCGACGCAGCCCGCAAAACTCGCGAGCCAGGCAGTTGACGTGGCGCAACGCGGCAGCGGCGTGGTCGAGGAAGTGATCCTCACCATGACGCGCATCACCGAGAGCTCGAAGCAGATTGGCGACATCATCGGCGTGATCGATGGAATTTCTTTTCAGACTAACATCCTTGCGCTGAATGCGGCAGTTGAAGCCGCGCGCGCAGGCGAGCAAGGGCGCGGTTTCGCAGTAGTCGCGTCCGACGTGCGGAGTCTCGCGCAACGCTCGGCGACGGCGGCCAAGGAGATCAAGGCATTGATCGAGACCTCGACGCATACAGTCCAGGAAGGCGCATCGCTCGTGACGAATGCGGGATCGACCATGACGGAGATTTCGACATCGGTACGCCGCGTGAACGAGATCCTCAATAAAATCAGTAACGCTTCTCGCGAGCAAAGCGCGGTTATCGAACAGGTTAACCGGGCCGTGGGCGAATTGGACCAGGTGACGCAGCAGAATGCGGCGCTGGTCGAGCAAGCCGCAGCAGCGGCGCATTCGCTGAAAGATCAGGTCGATGGATTGCGCGAGGCAGTGGGAATCTTTGCGTTGCCTGCTTAATATCCATAGGGTTGACCGGTGTCCGCGCGAAGCAAACACTCGAGCATGCTAGCGCTTGAATATACATGCACGACAGCCGCTTCGTCTTCGATCAGCGAGCCGATCACCTTGCCGCTCGCTGACCTGCTGCAGAAACTTCTCTGCAAGGCCACGAGAACGATAACGTTAAATTCTCGGTAATCACAAGTAACCGCGTTTCCAACATCGCATACACCACGCGCCCCATTTTCTACGCCAATAGATGGCGCTCAAGCACATGGCGCACGTTTGCAAGTTCGTATAGAACGTGCTCCTCAACGACTGCGCCGGCGAATGACTGCGCGCAGCGAGCGCAGCCTCCCGCACTCGGCATGTTGCGTCGGATCCCCAAATGGTGGCATCGAATTTTTGCCAGCGGCAGCGATCGCGTTGCCATTTCCGTCAGCCATAATCGTAGCAAACAGATGGCGTCAGTCACGCTTCAATTTGTCCGACAGCGCAATGACATCGCGAAGCAGGTCCATATCGCGCGGCAGTCGAGAGGCTGGCGCAGTCGATATAGTTAATGTCCTGCTGTCGACCGGCCAGATCAATGCCGTTCAGTGGAAGCTCATGAGCGCGCTGCCGGTGACCGCGACCGGTGTAATCAGCTTGTCTGCCCAGTTCGCCTCCTAGACGCGCATGCGACTATGAATGCTTCAATAGCTTACCCGACGGCACGATCACCGGCATGTCCGATCCAGGTCGCCCGCTTCACGGTATCCTCGAACGTCATCTTCGGGAGAAAACGTTCGGGCTGATGCTGGCTCACTCGTTACGGAAGAAACTCATCTCCTGAAGCACCCTATGCAGCCGTTGTAACGCGGCGGAAAAGATCCGGTCGGCCCGCACTATTAACTGGATTTCGGCAGATTTAAAGATCGCGTTCTCTACCGGTAGCGCAACCAATTCTCCAGCCGCCACTTCGTTTGCCACAGCGCGCGCCGACATGAACGTCACACCCAGCCGGGCTTGCACGTGGTTCTTCAGCATGGCCAGGGAATTCGTCGTTAAGATAGGGACGAACTCTATCTTCTCCGCGAACTCCGCGGCCCCGACCAGTTTGCGCAAGCCGAAGCTCTCGGACATCAGCGCTACCTGGTAAGGCAATACGTCCCTCAGGCTTAACGGACCCGAATGCAACGCGAGAGGGTGACCGGGCCACGCTATTAGGCAAACCGGTTGCTTACGCGTCTTCAATACGCGAATGGTGGAGTCCTGCGGCGCGCAATACGCGATGCCGATATGAGCTTCGTCGTCCGATACCATGCGGACCACCTCATGGCCGCTGACCTGCTCCAGCGTCACGTTGATCTTTGGATACTTTTGGCAAAACTCGCCGCGTAAAACCGTACCAAGCTCTTCAAGGAAACCCTCGCCGGCCACGATGCGGATCTCCCCGCGCTGCAATCCTTTCAGTTCGGCAAGGCGCGCTAGCAAGGTTTCTTCGCTCGCACGGCGCTCGCGACAGTGATCGAGCACCAGCGCTGCGGATTCCGTTGGTACCACACCGCGTCCGCGGCGTTCGAGCAACTTGCAGGCTAGTTCGATTTCGAGTTGCTGGATTTGCCGGCTGACAACAGAAGGCTCGACGTCTAGAAAATCTGCCGCTGCGCGAAGCGACCCCCGTGACACAGTTTCATAAAAATAGCGCAGCCGCCGCTCATTTAAACCTAAATTGCCGCGCATCGTCTATCGCTCCAAATATGCTTATCGTTGCTTTGCAGTCAACAAAAGTCTACCAATATCGACATTGATTGGCATTTTTTGTGTCTACAGACTAGAGGCCTGCAGAAAGCCAACTCCCTGTATCTAGTGGGACAGGCGGCACAGACAGCCATTTAAAATCCGTTGGAGGATGAGGCCATGGAGAGTTTCAAGGCACCACTGGTGCCGGCGTGCGATATCCGTGACGCGCTCGCTGCGATCTACCGTAGGATTAGCTGGCGGATTTTGCCGTTTCTCCTGTCCTGCTATGTGTTGGCATACCTCGACCGCGTAAACATTAGTTTCGCCAAGCTGCAGATGCAGCAACAACTTGGCATGAGCGACGCTGTGTATGGCTTGGGTGCTGGCGTCTTTTTCCTCGGCTATATGTTGTTCGAAGTGCCGAGCAACCTGCTGCTCGCCAGAGTTGGCGCCCGCAAGACAATTAGCCGGATCATGGTGATGTGGGGGCTGACATCGGCCTGCACGATATTCGTCCACGACACGGGTACCTTCTATATCCTGCGTTTCTTGCTCGGTGTGTTTGAAGCCGGCTTCGCACCGGGCATGATTTTCTATCTAACTTACTGGTATCCGGAGTCGCGCCGCGCCCGCGTCATGGCAGTGGTGCTGATGGCCGGCCCGGTCGCCGGGATCGTCGGCGGACCGCTTTCAACATGGATCATGACCGTCTGCGCGGGCTTGCATGGATTGGCTGGTTGGCAATGGCTGTTTTTGCTGGAAGGCTCACCGTGCATTCTGCTCGGCGCCGCTGCGCTGGTTTTTCTCGACGATACCCCGCAGCAGGCGCGCTGGCTGTCGGATGAGGACAAAGCCCACGTCACGCAAGACATCGGGCAGTCGGCACGTCCGGGTGTGCATAGCAGCTTCGGCGCCGCGCTCAAGGATGGTCGCGTTTACCTGATGGCATTCAGCTATTTCTGCTTGATTTGCGGCCTGTACACAATCAGTTTCTGGCTGCCGACGTTGTTGAGGACGGCTGGAGTCAAGGATGCGCTCTTGCTTGGTCGCTATGCTGCTTTGCCCTATCTGGTGACGGTGGCGGCCGTACCGGTGTTTGCACGCCGATCCGACCGGCTCCGGGAGCGGTGCCTGCATAGCGCGCTGCCCGCGATCGCGGGGGCACTAAGCTTGATCGCCGCGGCGTACATGACGCGTAGCCTCATCGGATCAATCATCAGCATGACGGTTGCGACAACCTGCATTTACGCTGCCTATGTGGTGTTCTGGGCGATACCGACGGCATATCTAAAGGGCGCTGCCGCAGCTGGCGGCATCGCACTCATCAACAGCATGGGACTACTTGGTGGCTTTATCAGTCCAGTGTTGATCGGCTGGCTCAAGACGCTCACCGGTTCACTGCAGATCGGGTTGATTGTGATGGCCACGCTTCTAGTGGTGGGCGCGATTTCGATCCTGCTAAACCGCTTGCCACGAGTGGTTCCGAGGGCCAGCTAAGCGATGCACTGACCTCGGTACTGCATTTACACCTAATTGTTATTCAACTGACATGAACAACGTGCCCCACTACTGCGAAACAGGCGACCTGCACGCCGCAACGAACGAACTGCGTGGGATCCGCCACCAACTTCACCAGCATCCGGAACTTGCTTACGATGAGCACCAAACGGCTTCGCTCGTTGCAAGCAAGTTGGAATCTTGGGGCTTCCAAGTGACGACGGGCGTCGGCAAGACCGGTGTCGTCGGTACACTGAAAATTGGTGACAGTCCGCGCAGCATCGGTATTCGAGCCGACATGGACGCGCTGCCGATCACCGAGGAAACCGGCTTGTCGTATGCGAGCCGCCTGCACGGAAAAATGCACGCGTGCGGACACGACGGGCACACGACCATGTTGTTGGGCGCCGCCAAATACTTGGGCGCGACGGGGAACTTCTCAGGCACCGTCCATTTGTATTTTCAGCCGGCCGAAGAAAAAGGGTACGACAGCGGCGCGCGCAGCATGATAGAAGATGGCCTGTTTGAGCGCTTTCCGTGCGACGCTGTGTTCGGCATGCACAATCATCCTGGCGTGGAGCAGGGCACTTTCATTTTCCGCAGCGGCCCGTTCATGTCGGCTGGCGACAAGGTCACGATCACCATCAAAGGTGTGGGCGGCCACGCGGCGCGCCCACACCTTACGGTCGATCCGGTCGTGGTCGCAGCCAGTATCGTGATGGCGATACAGACCATCGTCGCGCGAAATATCGATCCGGCGGAGGCCGCCGTGATCACAGTTGGTTCCATCCAGAGCGGCTTTGCAAACAACGTGATTCCGGATACGGCGACCCTGCAACTGAGCGTGCGCTCGTTCAGCGCATCGGTTCGGGAGCGGCTTAAAGAGCGCATTGTCGCGCTTGCGCAGGCACAAGCACACAGCTATGGCGCGACCGCCATGATCGACTATGTGATGGGGTATCCGGTTGTGGTCAATCACGACGAGGAAACGGCATTTGCGATCGCAGTTGCGCAGGAGTTGGTGGGCGTCGAGCGAGTG is a window from the Burkholderia sp. PAMC 26561 genome containing:
- a CDS encoding MBL fold metallo-hydrolase; protein product: MFGHHFGDTSVTRVVEQHGAGFAPDFLFPDWDPEVLAAHRQLMVPDCFDEAQHKFIASIHTWVVKTRHHTILIDSCGGNHKNRPELPRFHQQNYPFLERLAEAGVSPESVDYVMCTHLHVDHCGWNTQLVDGRWVPTFPNARYIFSKAEYDFWSRTVGESGFNANVFEDSVLPVIQSQQADIIDGTAAVGDQLRIHPTPGHSIGHISIELVSDGGRGIFSGDIMHQPLQVFQPNWNSRFCDDPAMARVSRQWLLEYALEHGTTIFTSHFGNSSAGNVSRRGDLFDWTFI
- a CDS encoding alpha/beta hydrolase, producing the protein MIQSDTSNVRLFVRNKRRDDVKHFPSQKILLFVSGSTYPASTSFDLRLDGVSWMDQLAAKGYDTYLVDVRGYGRSDCPAEMSQPAEQNPPAVRTSIAVRDVGAAVAYVQARTGAMRINLIGWSWGSTLMASYTAENNDRVHKLTLLAPQWLREGPSMADSGGPLGAYRVVQRTAARARWLNGVPEHARGTLLPTAWFNTWADATFTEPTPGDTNGATQLRAPNGTVLDSREYWAAGKALYNPAEIRVPVLIVHADWDRDCPIEMSRTVFSKLTNAPYRRWVEIGEGTHSVLMEKNRWQVFAAVQAFLDEQAPV
- a CDS encoding porin, giving the protein MVRTRRISNVVRAAAALIMVGASHAQAQSSVTLYGIISTSLQYASNSGGNRQYALASGTYQLPRWGLLGREDLGGRLAAVFRLENGFSITNGSLSQGGRMFGRYAYVGLSDARLGTVTLGRQPDEMSTQMSFSESGNTFGSIGTHIGDNDNMYLTVRLNNSARYMSPSWRGLSFAAQYAFSNADNFAQNRAYSGGTTYQNGPLKMAVAMTEMSGPALAANANGAVDSSNYGLSSPFVKSLNEAAVLQQRIIGAGATYALGTVLFNANYTDVLFNYADASSLRLENAELGISKRLTPALLVGAAYLYTWGKYSTDIKPHYQQVNIGLDYALSVKTDLFAAAIFQRAGGSASYAQIYSLSRSSSHSQTALESGIRVRF
- a CDS encoding LysR family transcriptional regulator gives rise to the protein MRGNLGLNERRLRYFYETVSRGSLRAAADFLDVEPSVVSRQIQQLEIELACKLLERRGRGVVPTESAALVLDHCRERRASEETLLARLAELKGLQRGEIRIVAGEGFLEELGTVLRGEFCQKYPKINVTLEQVSGHEVVRMVSDDEAHIGIAYCAPQDSTIRVLKTRKQPVCLIAWPGHPLALHSGPLSLRDVLPYQVALMSESFGLRKLVGAAEFAEKIEFVPILTTNSLAMLKNHVQARLGVTFMSARAVANEVAAGELVALPVENAIFKSAEIQLIVRADRIFSAALQRLHRVLQEMSFFRNE
- a CDS encoding MFS transporter, which encodes MESFKAPLVPACDIRDALAAIYRRISWRILPFLLSCYVLAYLDRVNISFAKLQMQQQLGMSDAVYGLGAGVFFLGYMLFEVPSNLLLARVGARKTISRIMVMWGLTSACTIFVHDTGTFYILRFLLGVFEAGFAPGMIFYLTYWYPESRRARVMAVVLMAGPVAGIVGGPLSTWIMTVCAGLHGLAGWQWLFLLEGSPCILLGAAALVFLDDTPQQARWLSDEDKAHVTQDIGQSARPGVHSSFGAALKDGRVYLMAFSYFCLICGLYTISFWLPTLLRTAGVKDALLLGRYAALPYLVTVAAVPVFARRSDRLRERCLHSALPAIAGALSLIAAAYMTRSLIGSIISMTVATTCIYAAYVVFWAIPTAYLKGAAAAGGIALINSMGLLGGFISPVLIGWLKTLTGSLQIGLIVMATLLVVGAISILLNRLPRVVPRAS
- a CDS encoding M20 aminoacylase family protein; this encodes MNNVPHYCETGDLHAATNELRGIRHQLHQHPELAYDEHQTASLVASKLESWGFQVTTGVGKTGVVGTLKIGDSPRSIGIRADMDALPITEETGLSYASRLHGKMHACGHDGHTTMLLGAAKYLGATGNFSGTVHLYFQPAEEKGYDSGARSMIEDGLFERFPCDAVFGMHNHPGVEQGTFIFRSGPFMSAGDKVTITIKGVGGHAARPHLTVDPVVVAASIVMAIQTIVARNIDPAEAAVITVGSIQSGFANNVIPDTATLQLSVRSFSASVRERLKERIVALAQAQAHSYGATAMIDYVMGYPVVVNHDEETAFAIAVAQELVGVERVIEHADRVMASEDFAFMLQERPGCFLRLGNGIGGGVGEGGCMVHNPNYDFNDSNLPVGAAFWARLTERYLGR